One region of Longimicrobium sp. genomic DNA includes:
- a CDS encoding ZIP family metal transporter, translating into MNTALLYALAAAGANLLGGLIITAPSNTGRATQRLMIAFGAGFMIATALVGMIPHAVEAGPNAAIAVLVGYLLVHLTQHVLTPHFHFGEETHQHAMVNPWVGTAALLGLLLHTFFDGVAIASGFAVGEWLGLLVFLAILIHKMPEGVTVASIMLASGNSRRRAIVAVLLLGLSTVLGVLLTSQVKMLSTTGLALSAGVTLYVGASNLVPEVQKKPSRGSALAVFLGAGLFYATYLVLRRYVHP; encoded by the coding sequence TTGAATACGGCGCTGCTGTACGCCCTGGCCGCGGCCGGGGCCAATCTGCTCGGCGGGCTGATCATCACCGCCCCGTCGAACACCGGGCGGGCCACGCAGCGCCTGATGATCGCCTTCGGTGCCGGCTTCATGATCGCCACGGCGCTGGTGGGGATGATTCCGCACGCCGTAGAGGCCGGGCCCAACGCCGCGATCGCCGTGCTGGTGGGCTACCTGCTCGTTCACCTGACGCAGCACGTCCTTACCCCCCACTTCCACTTCGGCGAGGAAACGCACCAGCACGCGATGGTGAACCCCTGGGTGGGGACCGCCGCGCTGCTGGGGCTGCTGCTGCACACCTTCTTCGACGGCGTGGCCATCGCCAGCGGCTTCGCCGTGGGCGAGTGGCTGGGGCTGCTGGTGTTCCTGGCCATCCTCATCCACAAGATGCCCGAGGGCGTCACCGTCGCCTCCATCATGCTGGCCAGCGGCAACTCGCGCCGCCGCGCCATCGTGGCCGTGCTGCTGCTGGGCCTTTCCACCGTGCTGGGCGTGCTGCTGACGTCGCAGGTGAAGATGCTTTCCACCACGGGGCTGGCGCTGAGCGCGGGGGTCACGCTGTACGTGGGCGCATCGAACCTGGTGCCCGAGGTGCAGAAGAAGCCCAGCCGCGGATCGGCGCTGGCCGTGTTCCTGGGCGCGGGGCTGTTCTACGCCACCTACCTCGTCCTTCGCCGCTACGTGCACCCGTGA
- a CDS encoding holo-ACP synthase has protein sequence MIAGIGIDMVNIPRFRELMERRGPAAIARFYTAGEAERCAVSKSPTESFAARFAAKEAFFKALGTGWGLGGRWTEVEVVSAPSGAPSLRLTGRAAEIAAERGIVRIHLSMTHTDDTAAAFVVLEAG, from the coding sequence GTGATCGCCGGCATCGGCATCGACATGGTGAACATCCCCCGCTTCCGCGAGCTGATGGAACGGCGCGGCCCGGCTGCCATCGCTCGCTTCTACACCGCGGGCGAGGCGGAGCGCTGCGCGGTATCGAAGTCGCCCACGGAATCGTTCGCGGCGCGGTTCGCGGCCAAGGAGGCGTTCTTCAAGGCGTTGGGCACCGGGTGGGGACTCGGTGGACGATGGACCGAGGTAGAGGTGGTGTCGGCCCCGTCCGGCGCGCCCTCGCTGCGGCTGACGGGGCGCGCGGCGGAGATCGCGGCGGAGCGGGGGATCGTCCGCATCCACCTGTCGATGACGCACACCGACGACACCGCCGCCGCCTTCGTGGTGCTCGAGGCCGGCTGA